The Candidatus Nitrosopumilus sp. SW genomic sequence ATTGGAGAACATGAAAAAGCTGTTCACTCATTTGATAATGTTTTATCATTAGATCAAAACCATAAAGAATCTATCTACCAAAAAGGATTGGTGTTATTGGGAATGGGCGAATTCTTTGAATCTGAAAAATTATTCGATGAAGTTTTGAAATTAGATTCAAAACATTTGGGTGCATTAGGACACAAAGGATTTGTTTTATCAATGCTTGACAAATATGAGGATTCATTGATTTATTTCGATGATGTGATTAAAGCAGATCCTCTTGATACAAAAATTTTATCATTTAAGACTTATTCCTTAATGAAATTGAGTCGATTTGATGAAGCTTTTTCAAACTGTAAAAAAATTATTGATTTAGATTCTAGAAATGGTAATGCACTTTATAATTTATCTAAAATAAGAATCCTGCAAAATAAACCTGAAGATGCCCTTCATTATCTACGACAAGCAATCCAAATCAATCCAAAATATGAACAAATGTCCCAATCTGAACCTGCATTCCAAGGGGTTTTGACTAGAGAATAATCCGTATTTTCTCTTTGATTTCTGAAAATCACTCTAACCCCAAGAATTTTAAACTCAAACTAGGGACTCTGAAACTATGAGAATACTGCAACTACACTGTGATAGCATAGAGTATACTCCTACAAAAAAAGAGATCAAGTCAGCTGAGGATATTGAAAACCCTCAAACCCAGAGACTCGAAGAAACCGTAGTTGCATTTGTTGCAATTGAAGATGGCGATGATTCATCCGTTGCAAAAAACGCAATATCTCAAATAAAAAATTCTATGGAAAAAATTGGATGTAAAAAATTACTACTATACCCTTATGCCCATCTTAGCTCAAATCTTGCAAAACCATCTACTGCAATGTCTTTGTTACAAGAAATGGAATCAGAAGCATCTGATCTTGAAGTTTCCCATTCTCCTTTTGGTTGGACAAAGTCTTACAAAATTCAAGTCAAAGGACACCCATTAGCTGAAAGTTCTAAGGTTGTCACTAAAGATTCTGCTGCTCCTAAGGATGATGACGAAATCACATCTGATGCGCTAAAAGGAGAGTCCACCATTCGCTCTTACTGGAAAATAATGTCTCCTGATGGAACAATGACTAACATTGGTGATTTTGATTTTTCTAATCACAAAAAATTAGAAGTATTGGCCAAATACGAATCTGCAAAACAACGTCAAGTTGACGAACCTCCTCCACATGTTGCATTGATGAAAAAACTTGCAATTGCAGATTACGAACCTGCCTCTGATTCTGGAAATATGAGATTCTTTCCTAATGGCCGTTTAATCAAATCTTTGATTGAACGTTATGTTACTGATAGAGTAAAAGAATATGGTGGATATGAGGTAGAGACTCCAATCATGTATGATTCAGAACATCCAAGCATGGTTAGTTACTTTAACCGATTCCCTGCAAGACAATACAATATTGATTCAGAAGGTAAGAAACTCTTTTTGAGATTTGCTGCATGTTTTGGTCAATTCCTTATGGCAAATCAATTCCAAATGTCTTACAAGAATTTACCCTACAAACTCTATGAGCTTACACGATACAGCTTTAGACGTGAACAATCTGGGGAATTGGTAGGGTTAAGAAGACTTCGCGCATTTACAATGCCTGATTGCCATGCATTTTGTAAAGATATTCCACAGGCAGTTGATGAAATTAAAGTTAGATTTGATTTGTCTCAAAGTGTCCTCAAAGAATTAGGAATTGATGAATCTGATTATGATATGGCAATTCGATTTACTGAGGACTTTTACAATGAAAACAAATCCTCTATTGAAGAACTAGTCAAGAAACATGGCAGACCTGTACTAGTTGAAATGTGGAAAGAAAAATTCTTTTACTTTGTTCTAAAATGGGAATTCAACTTTATTGATAATTTAGGTAAAGCATCTGCTCTGTCTACTGATCAGATAGATGTTGAAAATGGTGCCAGGTATGGAATTGAATTTGTTGATGAAAACAACACTACACAACATCCAATAATTCTACATAACTCCCCAAGTGGTGCAATTGAAAGAATAATCTATGCATTATTAGAAAAAGCTGCATATGATTCAAAGAAAGGTAAGAAACCACAACTTCCATTATGGCTTGCACCAACCCAAGTTCGAATAATTCCTCTAAAAGAAGAATTTTACAAATTTTGTAACAATCTCCATGATAAGATATCTTCACAAAATGTCCGTGTAGATGTTGATGATAGAAATGAAAGTATTGGTAAAAGAATTCGTGAGGCAGAAAAAGAGTGGATTCAATACATTTTGGTAATTGGAGAAAAAGAAGCAGGTTCGGAGAATCTTAGTATTCGTGATAGGCAAACCGGAAATGTTCGAGACGTATCCT encodes the following:
- a CDS encoding threonine--tRNA ligase codes for the protein MRILQLHCDSIEYTPTKKEIKSAEDIENPQTQRLEETVVAFVAIEDGDDSSVAKNAISQIKNSMEKIGCKKLLLYPYAHLSSNLAKPSTAMSLLQEMESEASDLEVSHSPFGWTKSYKIQVKGHPLAESSKVVTKDSAAPKDDDEITSDALKGESTIRSYWKIMSPDGTMTNIGDFDFSNHKKLEVLAKYESAKQRQVDEPPPHVALMKKLAIADYEPASDSGNMRFFPNGRLIKSLIERYVTDRVKEYGGYEVETPIMYDSEHPSMVSYFNRFPARQYNIDSEGKKLFLRFAACFGQFLMANQFQMSYKNLPYKLYELTRYSFRREQSGELVGLRRLRAFTMPDCHAFCKDIPQAVDEIKVRFDLSQSVLKELGIDESDYDMAIRFTEDFYNENKSSIEELVKKHGRPVLVEMWKEKFFYFVLKWEFNFIDNLGKASALSTDQIDVENGARYGIEFVDENNTTQHPIILHNSPSGAIERIIYALLEKAAYDSKKGKKPQLPLWLAPTQVRIIPLKEEFYKFCNNLHDKISSQNVRVDVDDRNESIGKRIREAEKEWIQYILVIGEKEAGSENLSIRDRQTGNVRDVSFDDFLNEINLQTSGKPFTGLNQSSHLSKRPQLMV